A single region of the Schistocerca serialis cubense isolate TAMUIC-IGC-003099 chromosome 7, iqSchSeri2.2, whole genome shotgun sequence genome encodes:
- the LOC126413177 gene encoding dynamin-1-like protein → MEALIPVLNKLQDVFGAVGVQSVQLPQIVVVGTQSSGKSSVLEGFVGRSFLPRGVGMVTRRPLLLRLVHSPKGDTRHRSLGQGTLQLEAFGIFRHKNNEVFKDFGEIRKEIDRETDKVAGTGKGISAEPIVLKIFSPNVVDLTLVDLPGLTKVPLDDQPVDIEHQIRELVLSYISNPNSIILAVVTANTDMATNESLKLAKECDPDGRRTLAVVTKLDLMDAGTDATDILCGRVIPVKLGIIGVVNRSQKDIIDKKTVSDSLKDEAKFLQRNYPALADRNGTPYLARTLSKMLMLHIRDCLPDLKARVNSMISQFQTVLASYGDDISDKSQTLLQVITKFASSYCATIEGPAKHMKTDELTSGARICFIFHETFVKTLDTIHPLGGLNKLNLLTAIRNASGLRPALFVPQVSFEILVKRQIRRLLEPALCCVELVHEEMRRAISHCGFEVQQELARFPNLHKKIVEIVTQLLRRRLPITNQMVENLLAMELAYVNTTHPNLSKDWPAATDVDSPTASEEEKTASKFSVLNYSDTIFPCALAESEGNRRTSEVTAWLSNLFPTGACSIKENQNTDEDRNEIHLSASPKRIHERKSRLLRQRSVNLLPDAPLQADGKLSEKERKDCDLLEHLIIEYFCIVRKTIQDSVPKAVMHFLVNYVKDSLLSELVANLYTSNQVDDLLSEPGHIAQRRKDAQDMLESLQNASNIINEIRESDVC, encoded by the coding sequence ATGGAGGCACTAATACCTGTGTTAAACAAACTGCAAGATGTGTTTGGTGCTGTCGGAGTTCAATCTGTTCAGTTGCCGCAGATAGTTGTTGTTGGGACTCAGAGTTCTGGCAAGAGTTCGGTATTAGAAGGGTTTGTGGGGCGTTCCTTCTTGCCCAGAGGAGTTGGTATGGTTACACGTCGCCCACTTTTGCTGCGGCTTGTACATAGCCCGAAAGGAGACACGCGTCACAGATCTCTTGGACAAGGGACTCTTCAATTGGAAGCGTTTGGCATATTCCGTCATAAAAACAACGAAGTATTTAAGGATTTCGGCGAAATTCGTAAAGAAATTGACAGGGAAACGGATAAAGTTGCTGGAACCGGCAAGGGAATCAGTGCAGAACCTATTGTACTGAAAATATTTTCGCCAAACGTGGTGGATCTGACGCTTGTGGATCTTCCCGGTCTCACCAAAGTGCCTTTAGACGACCAGCCGGTAGACATCGAGCACCAGATACGTGAGTTGGTTTTAAGCTACATCAGTAATCCTAATTCAATTATACTAGCTGTAGTCACTGCTAACACTGACATGGCCACCAACGAGAGCCTTAAACTGGCCAAGGAGTGTGACCCCGATGGGCGAAGAACTTTGGCTGTGGTGACGAAGCTGGATCTAATGGACGCTGGCACAGATGCGACGGACATACTGTGCGGACGGGTGATCCCTGTCAAACTAGGAATCATTGGCGTCGTTAACAGGTCACAGAAGGATATCATCGACAAGAAAACAGTGTCTGATTCTCTCAAAGATGAAGCGAAGTTCCTGCAGAGAAATTACCCAGCTTTGGCGGACAGGAATGGGACGCCTTACTTAGCCAGAACACTGAGCAAAATGTTGATGCTGCACATACGGGACTGTTTACCTGACCTCAAGGCAAGAGTGAACTCTATGATATCGCAGTTCCAGACAGTGCTCGCGTCCTATGGCGACGACATCTCGGACAAAAGTCAGACTTTGCTTCAGGTTATCACTAAATTCGCCTCGTCGTACTGCGCCACTATTGAAGGACCTGCGAAGCATATGAAAACGGACGAACTAACTAGCGGAGCCCGCATCTGCTTTATATTCCACGAAACCTTTGTAAAAACTCTAGACACCATCCATCCTCTGGGAGGCCTGAACAAACTCAACTTGCTGACAGCTATACGCAATGCTAGTGGACTGCGACCGGCGCTGTTTGTTCCACAGGTGTCTTTCGAGATACTCGTGAAGCGACAGATCCGTCGCCTGCTGGAGCCTGCCCTTTGCTGTGTGGAGCTAGTGCACGAGGAAATGCGACGGGCTATCAGTCACTGCGGCTTCGAAGTGCAGCAGGAACTTGCGAGGTTTCCCAACCTCCATAAAAAAATCGTAGAAATCGTTACCCAGCTGCTCAGACGAAGACTGCCGATTACGAATCAGATGGTTGAGAACTTGTTAGCGATGGAGCTAGCTTACGTTAACACCACTCATCCGAACCTCAGCAAGGACTGGCCAGCAGCCACCGACGTGGACAGCCCAAccgcttctgaagaagaaaaaactgcatccaaattttcCGTACTGAATTACTCTGATACAATTTTTCCTTGCGCGCTAGCCGAGTCTGAGGGCAACAGGCGCACAAGTGAAGTGACTGCGTGGTTGTCCAACTTGTTTCCGACTGGAGCTTGTTCCATTAAGGAGAACCAAAACACTGATGAAGATCGAAATGAAATCCACTTGTCTGCCTCACCAAAACGTATTCACGAACGCAAATCGAGACTGTTACGGCAGAGGTCCGTTAATCTGCTGCCGGATGCTCCGCTACAGGCAGACGGAAAGCTCTCtgaaaaagagaggaaagactGTGATCTTCTAGAACACCTTATAATCGAGTACTTCTGTATAGTGCGCAAAACTATTCAGGACAGCGTGCCGAAGGCAGTGATGCATTTCCTCGTGAATTACGTCAAGGACAGCCTCCTGTCTGAGCTGGTGGCGAATTTATACACATCCAATCAAGTAGATGATTTGCTCAGCGAGCCAGGACACATTGCTCAGCGAAGGAAAGACGCACAGGATATGCTCGAATCTCTACAAAACGCCAGCAACATTATTAATGAAATACGTGAATCTGATGTATGTTAA